A genome region from Triticum aestivum cultivar Chinese Spring chromosome 2B, IWGSC CS RefSeq v2.1, whole genome shotgun sequence includes the following:
- the LOC123044897 gene encoding probable inactive purple acid phosphatase 29 isoform X2, whose amino-acid sequence MHYADGRSTACEDVMPEQVAGCSDLNITAFLYRVIRTEDPDLVIFTAQAAHGRGGAQAAAVGQCGKEHGQRSIGRIRSSNA is encoded by the exons ATGCACTACGCGGACGGGCGGAGCACCGCGTGCGAGGACGTGATGCCCGAGCAGGTCGCCGGCTGCTCCGACCTCAACATCACCGCCTTCCTCTACCGCGTCATCCGCACCGAGGACCCCGACCTCGTCATCTTCACGG CACAGGCGGCGCACGGGCGGGGAGGAGCACAGGCTGCTGCTGTTGGTCAGTGCGGGAAGGAGCACGGGCAGAGGTCAATTGGCCGGATCCGGAGCTCCAATGCCTGA
- the LOC123044897 gene encoding probable inactive purple acid phosphatase 29 isoform X1: MHYADGRSTACEDVMPEQVAGCSDLNITAFLYRVIRTEDPDLVIFTAAQAAHGRGGAQAAAVGQCGKEHGQRSIGRIRSSNA, translated from the exons ATGCACTACGCGGACGGGCGGAGCACCGCGTGCGAGGACGTGATGCCCGAGCAGGTCGCCGGCTGCTCCGACCTCAACATCACCGCCTTCCTCTACCGCGTCATCCGCACCGAGGACCCCGACCTCGTCATCTTCACGG CAGCACAGGCGGCGCACGGGCGGGGAGGAGCACAGGCTGCTGCTGTTGGTCAGTGCGGGAAGGAGCACGGGCAGAGGTCAATTGGCCGGATCCGGAGCTCCAATGCCTGA
- the LOC123044898 gene encoding FT-interacting protein 3 has product MMNNLKLGVEVVSAHDLLPKEQGTANAFVEVEFDGQKFRTAIKDSDINPVWNEQFFFNISDPSRLQEKELEAYVYHANRASNNKTCLGKVRISGTSFVSQADAAPLHYPLEKRTILSRARGELGLRVFLTDDPSVRVSAPGQDFDFASTPTTAQEQAVANAIPNPFQDTRINQVRQFQHLPREQQQQRPPPMAGQQYYAQGQGSYGEQQQRSYSAAAGMKTEAPQPQVARMYSAGPQQPVDFQLKETSPTLGGGRIIHGRVMPGEKAGAYDLVEKMQILFVRVVKARELPHMDLTGSLDPYVEVHLGNYKMKTKFFEKNQRPEWDEVFAFPKEVVQSSTLEVVVKDKDILRDDYVGRVMLDLNEVPVRVPPDSPLAPEWYRLMGKDGMRDRGELMLAVWYGTQADECFPSAIHAGTTPIDSHLHNYIRGKVYPTPRMWYLRVNVIEAQDIFTMEHHHHIPDVFVKVRLGHQLLKTRQVRSPTKNFMWNEEMMFVAAEPFEDDLIIQVENRVAQNKDEVIGETMIPLARIQKRADHKALVRPLWFDLRRPGLIDVNQLKEDKFYAKVNLRICLEGGYHVLDESTQYCSDLRPTMKQLWKPPIGLLEVGILSANGLNPTKTRQERGSCDPYCVAKYGHKWVRTRTIVDNLNPRFNEQYTWDVFDHGTVLTIGLFDNCHIGGDNNNNNNNNNNHSHSHSHNQSHMDKPIGKVRIRISTLETRRVYTHTYPLLVLHPSGVKKMGEIHLAIRFSVTSLLNVFLTYSRPLLPKMHYAQPLSIVQQEMLRHQAVQLVAQRLGRMEPPVRREVVEFMSDARSHLWSMRRSKANFFRLMQVFSGFIAAGKWFGDVCQWKNPVTSVLVHVLFIMLVFYPDLILPTIFLYMFLIGLWNYRFRPRVPPHMNTRISYADVAHPDELDEEFDTFPTSKSADLIRMRYDRLRHVAGRIQTVVGDIATQGERLQSLLSWRDPRATAMFLLFCLFTAIILYITPFQVISLCLGFFWMRHPRFRHKVPAAPVNFFRRLPAKTDSLL; this is encoded by the coding sequence ATGATGAACAATCTAAAGCTTGGCGTCGAGGTTGTCAGTGCTCATGACCTTCTCCCCAAAGAGCAGGGCACAGCCAATGCCTTTGTAGAGGTTGAATTTGATGGCCAGAAGTTTCGCACGGCCATCAAAGACAGCGACATCAACCCTGTGTGGAACGAGCAGTTCTTCTTCAACATATCAGATCCATCTCGTCTCCAAGAAAAAGAGCTCGAGGCGTATGTGTACCATGCAAACCGCGCCAGCAACAACAAGACTTGCCTCGGCAAGGTTCGCATCTCCGGCACATCCTTTGTCAGCCAAGCTGATGCTGCGCCCCTGCATTACCCCCTGGAGAAGCGCACCATCTTATCACGTGCACGTGGTGAGCTTGGCCTCAGAGTTTTCCTTACAGATGATCCGTCTGTGAGGGTGTCTGCTCCAGGTCAGGATTTTGATTTCGCAAGCACGCCCACCACCGCCCAAGAGCAGGCTGTTGCCAATGCTATCCCAAATCCTTTCCAAGACACCAGGATAAATCAAGTCAGACAATTCCAACACTTGCCACGGGAACAGCAGCAGCAGCGTCCACCACCCATGGCCGGGCAGCAATACTACGCACAAGGTCAGGGTTCATATGGAGAGCAGCAACAGAGAAGCTACTCGGCTGCTGCAGGGATGAAAACTGAAGCCCCTCAGCCTCAGGTAGCAAGGATGTATTCCGCAGGTCCACAGCAGCCTGTAGACTTTCAGCTCAAGGAGACAAGCCCAACGCTTGGTGGTGGGCGTATTATTCACGGCCGGGTGATGCCTGGTGAGAAGGCCGGGGCATATGACCTTGTGGAGAAGATGCAAATCCTCTTTGTGCGTGTCGTCAAGGCCCGTGAACTGCCCCACATGGACCTCACTGGGAGTCTTGACCCTTATGTTGAGGTGCACCTTGGCAACTATAAAATGAAAACAAAGTTCTTTGAGAAGAACCAGAGGCCTGAGTGGGATGAGGTGTTTGCCTTCCCTAAAGAAGTAGTGCAGTCATCGACACTTGAAGTTGTTGTCAAGGACAAGGACATCCTTCGGGATGACTATGTCGGTCGGGTGATGCTTGACCTGAATGAGGTACCTGTAAGGGTCCCTCCTGACAGCCCATTGGCGCCAGAGTGGTATCGCCTTATGGGCAAGGATGGGATGAGGGACAGAGGGGAGCTGATGCTTGCAGTCTGGTACGGAACCCAAGCAGATGAATGCTTCCCAAGTGCCATTCATGCAGGAACAACACCAATAGATTCCCATCTTCACAACTATATCCGTGGAAAGGTCTACCCTACACCGAGAATGTGGTACCTCAGGGTCAATGTAATTGAGGCACAGGATATATTCACAATGGAACACCACCACCACATACCTGATGTGTTTGTAAAGGTGAGGCTGGGTCACCAACTGCTCAAGACAAGGCAAGTCCGCTCACCAACCAAGAACTTCATGTGGAATGAAGAAATGATGTTTGTCGCAGCAGAGCCTTTTGAGGATGACTTGATCATACAAGTAGAAAATCGTGTTGCACAGAACAAAGATGAGGTGATTGGTGAAACCATGATACCTCTCGCAAGGATTCAAAAGAGGGCTGACCACAAGGCACTAGTACGACCGTTGTGGTTCGATCTCAGAAGGCCAGGGCTGATTGATGTGAACCAGCTAAAGGAAGACAAATTCTACGCAAAGGTGAACCTTCGTATTTGCCTTGAAGGTGGTTATCATGTGCTTGATGAGTCAACACAGTATTGTAGCGATCTCCGGCCAACAATGAAGCAGTTGTGGAAGCCACCAATTGGGTTGCTTGAAGTTGGGATTCTAAGTGCAAATGGCCTCAACCCAACAAAGACCAGGCAAGAAAGGGGGTCATGTGATCCATATTGTGTTGCCAAGTATGGTCATAAATGGGTGCGGACACGCACAATTGTTGACAACTTGAACCCTCGGTTCAATGAGCAGTATACATGGGATGTCTTTGACCATGGAACGGTACTCACCATTGGTCTGTTTGACAACTGCCACATAGGAggagacaacaacaacaacaacaacaacaacaacaatcacagCCACAGCCACAGCCACAACCAGAGTCATATGGATAAACCCATTGGGAAAGTCCGAATCAGGATCTCAACCCTTGAGACTAGGCGGGTGTACACGCACACATATCCCCTGCTTGTCCTCCACCCATCAGGTGTTAAAAAGATGGGTGAGATCCACCTTGCTATCAGGTTCTCAGTCACATCCCTGCTCAATGTGTTCCTTACATACTCACGTCCTCTCTTGCCCAAGATGCACTACGCCCAGCCACTGTCCATAGTCCAGCAGGAAATGCTACGCCACCAGGCTGTTCAGCTTGTTGCACAGCGCCTGGGGCGCATGGAACCACCAGTTCGCAGGGAAGTTGTCGAGTTCATGTCAGACGCACGCTCCCACCTGTGGAGCATGCGACGAAGCAAAGCAAACTTCTTCCGCCTGATGCAAGTCTTCTCTGGATTCATTGCTGCAGGGAAGTGGTTTGGTGACGTTTGCCAGTGGAAAAACCCAGTCACCTCAGTCTTGGTCCATGTACTCTTCATCATGCTCGTCTTCTATCCAGACCTTATCCTTCCCACCATCTTCCTCTACATGTTCTTGATTGGGCTGTGGAATTATCGGTTCCGGCCACGTGTCCCACCACATATGAACACAAGGATATCCTATGCGGATGTTGCTCATCCAGACGAGCTTGATGAGGAATTTGACACGTTCCCAACCTCCAAGAGCGCCGACCTGATTAGGATGAGGTATGACAGGCTACGACACGTTGCAGGCAGGATACAGACAGTTGTTGGCGACATCGCAACTCAGGGTGAGAGATTGCAGTCACTGCTGAGCTGGAGGGACCCAAGAGCAACAGCCATGTTCTTATTATTTTGCCTCTTCACTGCAATTATACTGTATATTACACCATTTCAAGTGATTTCGCTCTGCCTTGGCTTCTTCTGGATGAGGCACCCACGGTTTCGCCACAAGGTGCCCGCAGCGCCAGTAAACTTCTTCAGGAGGCTACCTGCAAAGACGGACTCGTTGCTGTAA